Proteins found in one Geomonas subterranea genomic segment:
- a CDS encoding OmpA family protein, translated as MKRHALMMMAMALLLASRPGPSAAADAPQGGSPAGSRVGTFSMSPIVGGVSFDGEQHLETAPLFGVRAGYNFTKNLEAEALFDYAKTRSTLTEKNTDFMRYGADLLWNFRPDEKFVPNLAAGYAGTQVKSQTKGAFGLGGGFKYFVTEDMAWRGDVRGVFIDNKFDRYAIEYTTGIYIPFGVTPPVAKLPAPPPPPEPVARPLPAVQPTLNLTVPPPAPAPVPVAAPEVSLAAAPAAIKKGEKSVLTWQSKRADNCDMRPDVGEVAPSGSVVVSPAADTIYALTCRGKGGTASANAAVMVAQPVTQAEKRFCNQPAVLMINFDTDKWNVKPQYHAELKTVGDFLNEFPEAYGEISGHTDGTASAPYNQRLSERRAQSVRDYIVKNFNIDPKRLTAKGYGKTKPVATNKTAVGRAKNRRIEANLVCQKNGAATAPAAQTVAPAKGSTKGAAAKKGVPGKKPVALVPAQGSVAVQGDVPPAQRQGEPEARIFPQGAGPGASASGSALLPAAQRKGEEVSRYFPAAAAPELKEGAVPPPLPEARRVQEPPVAYRDQAVPPPPVTVAVPGALPAGELSPQAAPLAEGAQPAPLLTSSAPPPPLPGAQRIKQAALPIPDTPATSAPTALPSTAAAPAVPPLAAVPDAVPVASALRKQEPEAPAPDEAPFVLKAATPTPVPDGRIALTGITIDKDGLSLFTSGKVNEFSLITMVEPFSLVIDLYGAVNGIGLPKAPVEKFDLTNVRFREFPDHLQITLDAGREEIIPYRSYRTDTGLRINIKPRSSHHIGP; from the coding sequence TTGAAACGACATGCATTGATGATGATGGCAATGGCGTTGCTCCTTGCCTCCCGCCCGGGACCGTCGGCCGCAGCCGACGCGCCGCAAGGGGGGAGTCCGGCGGGCAGCAGGGTGGGGACCTTCTCGATGTCCCCGATCGTGGGCGGGGTTTCCTTTGACGGGGAGCAGCACCTGGAGACCGCGCCGCTGTTCGGTGTGCGCGCCGGGTACAACTTCACGAAAAACCTCGAGGCCGAGGCGCTCTTCGACTACGCAAAGACCCGCTCGACCCTGACCGAAAAGAACACGGACTTCATGCGCTACGGGGCCGACCTCTTGTGGAACTTCAGGCCCGACGAGAAGTTCGTACCCAACCTGGCCGCAGGCTACGCCGGGACCCAGGTGAAATCGCAGACCAAGGGCGCCTTCGGCCTCGGTGGCGGTTTCAAGTACTTCGTGACCGAGGACATGGCCTGGCGCGGCGACGTGAGAGGGGTCTTCATCGACAACAAGTTCGACCGCTACGCCATCGAGTACACCACCGGGATCTACATCCCCTTCGGCGTCACCCCGCCGGTCGCGAAACTCCCGGCCCCACCGCCGCCACCCGAGCCGGTGGCCCGGCCGCTCCCCGCGGTGCAGCCGACCCTGAACCTGACCGTCCCCCCGCCGGCGCCGGCCCCGGTACCTGTGGCCGCTCCCGAGGTCTCCCTGGCGGCGGCGCCCGCCGCCATCAAGAAGGGGGAGAAATCGGTCCTCACCTGGCAGAGCAAGCGCGCCGACAACTGCGACATGCGCCCCGATGTCGGCGAGGTGGCCCCGAGCGGTTCGGTGGTCGTGAGCCCGGCGGCCGACACCATCTACGCCCTGACCTGCAGGGGTAAGGGGGGGACCGCTTCGGCCAACGCGGCGGTCATGGTGGCCCAGCCGGTGACCCAGGCGGAGAAGCGCTTCTGCAACCAGCCCGCGGTGCTGATGATCAACTTCGACACCGACAAGTGGAACGTGAAGCCGCAGTACCATGCCGAGCTGAAGACGGTGGGGGACTTCCTGAACGAGTTCCCCGAGGCCTACGGCGAGATCTCCGGGCACACCGACGGCACCGCCAGCGCCCCGTACAACCAGAGGCTCTCCGAGCGGCGCGCCCAGTCGGTTCGCGACTACATCGTGAAGAACTTCAACATCGATCCCAAGCGGCTGACCGCCAAGGGGTACGGCAAGACGAAGCCGGTGGCGACCAACAAGACCGCCGTGGGACGCGCGAAGAACCGGCGCATCGAGGCGAACCTCGTCTGCCAGAAAAACGGTGCCGCCACGGCGCCGGCAGCCCAGACGGTCGCACCCGCAAAGGGCTCGACCAAGGGCGCTGCAGCGAAAAAAGGTGTTCCTGGAAAAAAGCCGGTAGCCCTGGTGCCAGCGCAAGGTAGCGTCGCCGTTCAAGGTGACGTTCCTCCGGCGCAGCGCCAGGGCGAACCCGAAGCACGTATTTTCCCGCAGGGAGCCGGTCCGGGTGCGAGCGCATCCGGGTCGGCCCTCCTGCCCGCGGCACAAAGAAAGGGGGAGGAGGTTTCCCGCTACTTCCCCGCCGCCGCAGCACCCGAACTGAAGGAGGGGGCCGTGCCCCCTCCGCTTCCCGAGGCCAGGCGCGTTCAGGAGCCTCCGGTCGCCTACCGCGACCAGGCCGTGCCGCCCCCCCCCGTGACCGTGGCGGTCCCGGGAGCGCTCCCCGCCGGGGAACTCTCCCCGCAGGCGGCGCCGCTGGCGGAGGGAGCGCAGCCCGCGCCTTTGCTTACGTCCTCCGCGCCGCCACCCCCGCTTCCCGGGGCGCAAAGAATTAAACAGGCAGCCCTGCCTATTCCCGACACCCCCGCCACCTCAGCGCCGACCGCGCTCCCCTCGACCGCCGCCGCGCCGGCCGTACCTCCCCTGGCTGCCGTACCCGACGCAGTACCCGTCGCCTCCGCGCTCAGAAAGCAGGAGCCCGAAGCTCCCGCTCCCGATGAAGCGCCCTTCGTCTTGAAGGCGGCGACACCCACCCCCGTGCCCGATGGCAGGATCGCCCTGACCGGCATCACCATCGACAAGGACGGCCTCAGTCTGTTCACGAGCGGCAAGGTGAACGAGTTCAGCCTGATCACCATGGTGGAGCCCTTCAGCCTGGTTATCGACCTCTACGGAGCGGTGAACGGGATCGGCCTTCCCAAGGCGCCGGTGGAGAAATTCGACCTCACCAACGTTCGTTTCAGAGAATTCCCCGACCACCTCCAGATCACCCTCGATGCCGGCCGGGAGGAAATCATCCCCTACCGCAGTTACAGGACCGACACCGGGTTGAGGATCAACATCAAGCCGAGAAGCAGTCACCACATAGGCCCCTGA